A stretch of the Porifericola rhodea genome encodes the following:
- a CDS encoding RagB/SusD family nutrient uptake outer membrane protein, producing MKLSKYIKIILVASLLVYQSCSEDILTQTPDHVISESLVIGSVDKLQRLLTGSYNEISRGAYLGRVLYKRAAVKSPDFRFVQTIYNPRDYEQSEYRYEESSNNNGSAYDLWLQCYKAIGNLNLILDNIDQAEGNDNKRRQIKAEAMALRAMVYFDLARTFAYPWIKEGATAQGLPLKLSTNHIVVERSSLGDTYDFIITDLEAASEIIGEDEFTAGSSKYISKTAIYALLSRVYLYKQDWEKALLYAQKVLEVKGEADLMDVNSYMFNDYTSESLFELSIDSENSLGSNGLGAQFDYREGGQGDVVATQTFVDLLQTYEGDPRANLLTEDKEGNQTAFVKYINREGGSGLSIHNIPIIRLSEVYLIAAEACAQGATGGQIQALSYLNTLIKKRTSNFEAHQASETEDALKERIAQERRRELALEGHGIYDIIRTGKNILRPESDHINTGVNSSNLNIEAFSHKTIYPIPASEIEASGMQQTEGY from the coding sequence ATGAAACTTTCAAAATATATAAAAATCATACTGGTAGCTAGCCTGCTGGTTTATCAGAGCTGTAGCGAAGATATATTAACTCAAACACCTGATCATGTCATCTCAGAATCCTTGGTCATAGGTTCAGTAGACAAACTGCAAAGACTGCTTACCGGTTCGTACAATGAGATTTCCAGAGGAGCTTATCTGGGACGAGTATTATACAAGCGAGCCGCAGTTAAAAGTCCAGATTTTAGGTTTGTGCAGACCATTTATAATCCACGAGACTATGAGCAGTCAGAATACAGATACGAGGAAAGTAGTAATAATAACGGAAGCGCTTATGATTTATGGCTGCAATGCTATAAAGCCATAGGCAACCTTAATCTCATTCTGGACAATATAGATCAGGCCGAAGGCAACGACAACAAGAGAAGGCAAATTAAAGCTGAAGCTATGGCCTTAAGAGCCATGGTGTATTTTGACCTGGCCCGCACATTTGCTTACCCCTGGATAAAAGAAGGTGCCACTGCTCAGGGACTTCCACTAAAGCTAAGCACCAATCATATAGTTGTGGAAAGAAGTAGTTTGGGCGATACTTATGATTTTATCATAACTGACCTGGAAGCAGCTTCGGAAATTATAGGGGAGGATGAATTTACTGCTGGCAGCAGTAAGTATATTAGCAAAACAGCGATCTATGCGCTTTTGTCCAGAGTATATTTATACAAACAGGATTGGGAGAAGGCACTGCTGTACGCTCAAAAAGTACTGGAAGTAAAAGGTGAGGCTGATTTAATGGATGTTAATTCTTATATGTTTAATGACTATACCAGCGAGTCTCTTTTTGAGTTAAGCATAGATAGTGAAAACTCTTTGGGAAGCAATGGCCTGGGTGCGCAATTTGACTACCGTGAAGGCGGACAGGGAGATGTAGTGGCCACGCAAACCTTTGTTGACCTGCTCCAAACCTATGAAGGTGACCCCAGAGCAAATTTGCTCACCGAAGATAAGGAAGGCAATCAGACTGCTTTTGTAAAGTACATCAACAGAGAAGGCGGCTCAGGACTGAGTATTCATAATATACCGATTATTCGTCTGTCTGAAGTTTACTTAATAGCTGCTGAAGCCTGTGCCCAGGGAGCTACTGGCGGACAAATCCAAGCTCTCAGCTACTTAAATACCCTTATTAAAAAAAGGACTAGCAATTTTGAAGCACACCAGGCGAGCGAAACAGAGGATGCTCTTAAAGAACGTATTGCCCAGGAACGAAGAAGAGAGCTTGCCCTTGAAGGTCATGGAATTTACGACATCATCCGTACCGGAAAAAACATCCTGAGGCCTGAGTCCGATCATATAAATACAGGTGTTAATTCCAGCAATCTCAATATTGAGGCATTTTCGCATAAAACGATCTATCCTATTCCTGCCAGCGAGATTGAAGCCTCTGGTATGCAACAAACTGAAGGCTACTGA
- a CDS encoding siderophore-interacting protein, producing MSKEARLMRGVLTVKEKKYLSPHYIRINLEGDDLPNFRNAKKGENNKIVIPKDKAVPLNLSGLSSGIGMEEVHIRTYTMRDLDLEKKEMTIDFVAHGESGPASTWAIYAQPGDQLGVLMKQREKQLYLAADWYLFAGDHTALPVISVMLESLPYSAKGKAIIEVYSEEDVINMSSPPGIDIQWIFNSSPGKKSILAGYLKNLELPADTSRFVFAAAEQSAIHDIQDFLKNSALHKSEWQTYSYWKFTEDKNG from the coding sequence ATGAGTAAAGAAGCAAGATTAATGAGAGGTGTGCTGACTGTTAAGGAAAAAAAATACTTAAGCCCGCACTATATAAGAATTAATTTAGAAGGGGATGACCTCCCTAATTTTAGGAATGCGAAAAAAGGAGAAAACAACAAAATAGTAATTCCCAAGGATAAAGCAGTCCCTTTGAACCTGTCAGGTTTGTCCAGCGGAATTGGTATGGAGGAGGTGCATATCAGAACTTACACAATGCGCGACCTGGACCTGGAAAAAAAGGAGATGACTATTGACTTTGTAGCTCATGGCGAATCAGGTCCGGCCTCTACCTGGGCCATATATGCACAGCCAGGTGATCAGCTTGGTGTACTTATGAAGCAAAGAGAGAAGCAATTGTACTTAGCTGCTGACTGGTACCTCTTTGCTGGGGATCATACTGCTCTGCCAGTGATAAGTGTTATGTTAGAATCTTTACCGTATTCCGCTAAGGGTAAGGCTATTATTGAAGTGTATAGCGAGGAAGATGTCATAAACATGAGCAGTCCTCCTGGAATAGACATACAATGGATATTCAATAGTAGCCCGGGAAAGAAATCCATACTGGCCGGGTATCTTAAAAATCTAGAGTTGCCAGCAGACACTAGCAGATTTGTTTTTGCGGCAGCAGAACAGTCAGCTATTCACGATATTCAGGATTTTCTAAAGAACTCTGCTTTACATAAAAGCGAATGGCAAACCTACTCTTACTGGAAATTTACAGAAGACAAAAATGGATAG
- a CDS encoding SDR family oxidoreductase codes for MKIAVTSASGQLGKAIVQSLKVVAGKENIVAIARTPENAKSLGVEVRSGDYNHKEDFDEALKGIDTLLLVSGNGEPEKRKQQHANVIEAAKSAGVSKIVYTSIIGPLEESDFSVVVKSNRHTEDYLKNSGLDWVIGRNGLYLEPDLEYIDQYKKDGKISNCAGHGRCAYTTRTELAFAYAKMLTEEKHNGEIYNLSGNPITQYELAELINDVYGTKLTYEPLSVQAYREERINELGEFMGTIISGIYEGIKNGGMNVNSDYYKASGREHISIIEAIRNYHASN; via the coding sequence ATGAAAATAGCTGTAACATCTGCCAGCGGACAATTGGGAAAAGCTATTGTTCAATCACTTAAAGTAGTTGCTGGTAAGGAAAATATCGTTGCCATCGCGCGTACTCCCGAAAATGCCAAATCGCTGGGGGTAGAGGTGCGGTCTGGAGACTATAACCATAAAGAAGATTTTGATGAAGCTTTGAAAGGCATAGATACGCTACTGTTGGTATCTGGAAATGGTGAGCCTGAAAAACGTAAACAGCAGCATGCGAATGTAATTGAAGCAGCAAAAAGTGCTGGTGTCAGTAAAATTGTGTATACCAGCATTATTGGCCCCCTGGAAGAATCGGACTTTTCTGTGGTAGTTAAAAGCAACCGTCATACTGAAGATTACCTGAAAAATAGTGGCTTAGACTGGGTCATAGGACGTAATGGCTTGTACCTGGAGCCTGACCTGGAGTATATAGATCAGTACAAAAAAGATGGTAAAATAAGCAACTGTGCTGGCCATGGCAGGTGTGCCTACACAACCCGAACAGAACTGGCTTTCGCGTACGCGAAGATGCTGACTGAGGAAAAACATAATGGTGAAATTTATAATCTGTCTGGCAACCCCATCACACAATACGAACTGGCTGAGTTAATTAATGATGTTTACGGCACCAAGCTTACATATGAGCCTTTAAGTGTACAGGCTTATCGTGAAGAGCGAATTAATGAACTGGGGGAGTTTATGGGCACTATTATCAGTGGAATATACGAGGGAATAAAAAACGGTGGTATGAATGTTAACTCAGATTACTACAAAGCTAGCGGAAGAGAGCATATCTCTATTATAGAAGCAATCCGAAACTATCATGCCAGCAACTAA
- a CDS encoding AraC family transcriptional regulator has product MSDIPKLRFKKDSEHALEFEIAHLSKLFRQKYEDHDPFKSHRLNFYAIILVTEGAAGEHLIDFKPYTFQKGSLIFIAKEQVHAFSSLKNNGGYIIFFTDHFLSKSVVSKDAIFLQQLFSYQLYHPIVRLKEEELNEFETLVIMAKAESKQKDDKSKEDIMRTYLHLLLLKSQRLRQEYNDTSKPAYYADFVRFQQLLLNNLYRSRNVSYYADQLNMSSKKLNMISREIVNMSVKDYIVAYLILEVKRLLANSSLTINEVSYKVGFHEPTNFVKFVKKHTSLTPSQLRETLY; this is encoded by the coding sequence ATGAGCGATATTCCTAAACTCAGGTTTAAAAAAGATTCTGAGCATGCGCTAGAGTTTGAAATTGCTCATTTGTCCAAACTATTTCGGCAAAAATATGAAGATCATGATCCTTTTAAATCTCATCGGTTAAATTTTTATGCTATCATACTTGTCACTGAGGGAGCAGCAGGAGAGCACTTAATTGACTTTAAACCTTATACATTTCAGAAAGGAAGTCTCATATTTATTGCAAAGGAACAGGTGCACGCTTTTTCTTCTTTAAAAAACAACGGTGGCTATATCATTTTCTTTACTGATCATTTCCTGAGCAAGAGTGTGGTTAGCAAAGATGCCATCTTTCTTCAGCAACTTTTTAGCTACCAACTCTACCATCCGATAGTCAGGCTGAAAGAAGAGGAACTTAATGAGTTTGAAACTTTGGTAATAATGGCGAAGGCAGAAAGTAAACAGAAAGATGACAAAAGCAAGGAAGATATAATGCGTACTTATCTGCATCTGTTGTTACTAAAATCTCAGCGATTGCGACAGGAGTATAACGATACTTCCAAGCCCGCATATTATGCTGATTTTGTGCGATTTCAGCAACTTTTGCTAAACAATTTATATCGTTCTCGGAATGTGAGTTATTATGCAGATCAGCTTAACATGTCTTCTAAAAAACTGAATATGATAAGTAGGGAGATAGTGAATATGAGCGTGAAAGATTATATAGTAGCTTACCTGATTCTTGAGGTAAAAAGGCTACTTGCCAATTCTTCGCTAACTATTAATGAGGTCAGTTATAAAGTGGGTTTCCACGAACCTACCAACTTTGTGAAGTTTGTAAAGAAACATACCAGCCTGACTCCATCTCAGCTAAGGGAAACGCTATATTAA
- a CDS encoding STAS/SEC14 domain-containing protein, protein MIEAFNMHRDDIVGFRIDGTISQLDLKPLMKVLKEKLKLYNTLRLYVEYVDLNGFSIDTLLEELTYNFGELDKFEKGVILTATDNIRQAHQLAQSVDGIHLKSFHYSERDKAYQWIEE, encoded by the coding sequence ATGATAGAGGCTTTTAATATGCACAGAGACGATATTGTAGGTTTTCGTATAGATGGTACCATCAGCCAGCTAGACCTGAAGCCCTTGATGAAAGTGCTGAAGGAAAAGCTGAAGCTGTACAATACTTTACGATTGTATGTAGAATACGTAGACCTGAACGGTTTTTCTATCGATACTTTACTGGAAGAGCTTACTTATAATTTTGGAGAGCTGGATAAGTTTGAAAAAGGAGTCATACTAACTGCCACAGATAACATCAGGCAGGCGCACCAACTGGCTCAGTCGGTTGACGGTATTCATCTGAAAAGTTTTCACTACTCAGAAAGAGATAAAGCCTATCAGTGGATAGAAGAGTAA
- a CDS encoding sensor histidine kinase has protein sequence MRVHKATDPTEKTYENTLLESVFAYAPQAVLLSDLEGKLIKANERAAELFGYSPEELLQKTILQLMPEVEHAGLEGLKAATSIPYETYGLHAHRGKIKLLLHQIPPTADRNFALYYIDLHARSQGAISQMNTIPEAEDGRLRNYTEELERKVSERTRELSAMVKKLVETNLSLEYQMHETQLADAQAKKNYALYVAIARYFPKVMIVVINREHRIVFLDGEELQKIGLDKQRVEGLSIEEVHTFSEQWKKQMSGYAYQTFAGGHYSYEIRHRNNNYKVNTMPLEDGQLGVNLVMFVFTNISEQKRTELKMLKALKKERELSELKSRFVSMASHEFRTPLSTILSSANLIARQNEAGKEDKRLRNVERIKSSVKNLVDILNEFLSIGKLEEGEVQMKKEQFDLIKFLNSIIQELQHVRKEGQKVLLQSEMHSIPVFLDPQFTRNVFLNLLSNALKYSPPHKNVYIKIQSQEGALSVVVADEGIGIPEDEQKNLFNLFFRARNVTNIEGTGLGLPIVQKYIALMNGKITFKSKLEQGTTFTISLPLERPT, from the coding sequence ATGAGAGTACATAAAGCTACAGACCCTACAGAAAAGACATACGAAAACACCTTGCTGGAAAGTGTGTTTGCCTATGCTCCACAAGCAGTGCTGCTTAGTGATCTGGAAGGTAAGCTGATAAAAGCGAACGAACGGGCTGCTGAGCTGTTTGGCTATTCACCGGAAGAACTTCTTCAAAAAACAATTCTTCAGCTAATGCCAGAAGTAGAACATGCTGGCTTAGAGGGGCTAAAAGCGGCCACATCCATCCCATACGAAACCTACGGCCTGCATGCCCATCGCGGAAAGATAAAGCTCTTGCTACACCAAATTCCTCCTACAGCAGATCGTAATTTTGCGCTATACTACATAGACCTGCACGCGAGAAGTCAGGGAGCCATCAGCCAGATGAACACCATTCCAGAGGCGGAAGATGGAAGGCTACGCAATTACACGGAAGAATTGGAAAGAAAAGTTAGCGAGCGTACCCGTGAACTTAGCGCAATGGTAAAAAAACTGGTAGAAACCAACCTATCGCTGGAATACCAGATGCACGAAACTCAGTTGGCTGATGCTCAGGCCAAGAAAAACTATGCGCTTTATGTAGCTATTGCGCGCTATTTTCCTAAAGTGATGATAGTAGTCATTAACCGGGAGCACCGCATCGTATTTCTAGATGGTGAGGAACTCCAAAAAATAGGTTTGGACAAGCAGCGGGTAGAGGGTCTCTCCATTGAAGAAGTACACACCTTCTCCGAGCAATGGAAAAAGCAAATGAGCGGCTACGCCTATCAGACTTTTGCGGGTGGGCATTACTCATACGAAATCAGGCACCGAAATAACAATTATAAAGTCAATACCATGCCGCTGGAAGATGGGCAGCTAGGTGTAAACCTGGTTATGTTTGTCTTTACCAACATCTCTGAGCAAAAGCGAACTGAGCTTAAGATGCTAAAGGCTCTAAAAAAAGAAAGGGAGTTAAGCGAGCTTAAGTCGCGCTTTGTGTCTATGGCTTCTCATGAGTTCAGAACTCCGCTGAGTACTATACTTTCCTCTGCCAACCTTATTGCCAGGCAGAACGAGGCCGGAAAAGAGGACAAAAGACTTAGAAATGTTGAGCGGATCAAGTCCAGCGTTAAGAATCTGGTAGATATTCTGAATGAGTTCTTGTCTATTGGTAAACTGGAAGAAGGCGAAGTACAGATGAAGAAAGAGCAGTTTGACCTGATTAAATTTTTGAACAGCATTATTCAGGAGTTGCAACATGTTAGAAAAGAAGGTCAAAAGGTTTTACTACAGTCAGAAATGCACTCAATACCCGTTTTTCTTGACCCCCAGTTTACCCGAAACGTATTTCTCAACCTTTTATCCAACGCCCTTAAATATTCGCCACCGCATAAGAATGTGTACATTAAAATTCAATCTCAGGAAGGTGCACTTAGTGTTGTGGTAGCAGACGAAGGCATAGGTATACCGGAAGATGAACAAAAAAATCTCTTTAACCTTTTCTTCAGGGCTCGTAATGTTACCAATATAGAAGGTACTGGTTTAGGCCTGCCCATCGTTCAGAAATACATAGCCCTGATGAATGGCAAAATTACTTTTAAAAGTAAGCTGGAGCAGGGTACCACTTTTACCATTTCTTTACCTCTAGAGAGACCGACATGA
- a CDS encoding response regulator translates to MKKIILIEDNQDVRETTADILELANYDVSTAENGKEGIRKVIEVQPDLIICDIMMPGLDGYGVLHILSKKPETARIPFIFLTAKAEKTDIRRGMNLGADDYLTKPFEEMELLNAVESRLKKNEMMQSESQTSLGGIEAIYSEAGTLEELKTLSKERKIRTYKKKRILFQEGNKTETIFFVNKGKVKTYKTTEDGKEFITSIYQEGEFFGYMPLLSSKETYTETAITMEESELCLIPKSDFYQLIHYNHKIANKFIKMLSNNLLEREEQLLQVSYHSVRQRVAEALLKLNEKAPYNEGIAISREDLAGLIGTVKETVIRTLADFKDEGLIAIERKFIRILSTEGLMRVKM, encoded by the coding sequence ATGAAGAAAATCATATTGATAGAAGATAATCAGGATGTTAGAGAAACTACTGCTGATATACTGGAGCTAGCCAATTACGATGTAAGTACGGCAGAAAATGGTAAGGAGGGCATCCGTAAGGTTATTGAAGTACAGCCAGACCTTATCATTTGCGATATCATGATGCCCGGGCTAGATGGCTATGGAGTACTTCATATTCTAAGCAAAAAACCGGAAACCGCGCGTATTCCTTTCATATTTCTGACTGCTAAAGCAGAAAAAACAGATATCAGAAGAGGTATGAACCTGGGTGCCGATGATTACCTTACCAAGCCTTTTGAAGAAATGGAACTGCTAAACGCCGTAGAAAGCCGTTTGAAAAAAAACGAAATGATGCAGTCCGAAAGCCAGACCTCACTAGGTGGTATAGAGGCTATCTATAGCGAAGCGGGCACTTTAGAAGAGCTTAAAACTCTCTCTAAAGAAAGAAAAATCCGTACCTACAAAAAGAAGAGAATTCTGTTTCAGGAAGGAAATAAAACCGAAACCATTTTCTTTGTTAATAAGGGTAAGGTTAAGACCTATAAAACCACAGAAGATGGTAAAGAATTTATTACCAGCATCTATCAGGAAGGTGAGTTTTTTGGCTACATGCCCCTGCTGAGCAGTAAAGAAACCTATACCGAAACCGCAATTACTATGGAAGAGTCTGAGCTTTGCCTTATCCCTAAATCTGACTTTTACCAGCTTATTCACTACAACCACAAGATCGCTAACAAATTTATTAAAATGCTGTCTAACAACCTTTTGGAAAGGGAGGAACAGCTACTACAGGTATCATATCATTCGGTACGGCAGAGAGTAGCCGAGGCCCTGCTTAAGCTTAATGAGAAAGCCCCCTACAACGAAGGCATTGCCATAAGCAGAGAGGATCTTGCCGGACTAATAGGTACTGTAAAAGAGACCGTAATACGTACCCTGGCAGATTTTAAAGATGAAGGCCTCATTGCTATTGAGCGAAAGTTTATTAGAATTCTTAGTACCGAAGGGCTTATGAGGGTAAAGATGTAA
- a CDS encoding GreA/GreB family elongation factor, with product MEKKIVVTSRDYDLMTNYIHHNPKKASSYSMLRLAKELHEAKIVDGDKTPPGLIGLNSEVLLYEKTLGKEIKAQLVLPKEVSPKLNKISIFSPLALALLGYREGDTIEWELIGTIRRYKVLRVTNS from the coding sequence ATGGAAAAAAAGATTGTAGTGACTTCCAGAGATTATGATCTCATGACTAATTACATTCATCATAACCCTAAAAAGGCATCAAGTTATTCCATGCTCAGGCTGGCTAAAGAGCTACATGAGGCCAAGATTGTGGACGGAGACAAAACCCCTCCCGGCCTTATTGGACTAAACTCTGAGGTACTTCTATATGAAAAAACTCTGGGTAAAGAGATAAAAGCACAGTTAGTACTTCCCAAAGAGGTTAGTCCAAAACTTAACAAAATTTCAATTTTTTCTCCCTTGGCTTTAGCTCTGCTTGGCTATCGGGAGGGTGACACCATAGAGTGGGAATTGATAGGAACCATAAGGCGCTACAAAGTTTTGCGCGTTACCAACTCTTAA
- a CDS encoding rod shape-determining protein: MFNISIRRENSLAIDLGNDNTIISDKHDNTSSQPSYIAIEKSNKQVKAIGQEAYLMLGRAQERTKVLKPLKGGVIINYDSANCMLKALVEHAHHKSSFFYAYDYVIAGIPFDTTEVERRALRDALAQFKSSHTYLVFEPIAAALGMGLSLEEPDGKMLIDIGGGITEIVVLSLSGVVSYTSLKIAGDTFNEDIQDHFRKVHNVTLGNKVAEEIKLKVGAVSVDISPAPETMQVIGKDLLTGLPKSIEIDHIEIADILDASVQKIENAILQTLEQCPPELAGDIYGNGLHLTGGSSLLRGLTQRLEKKTKLSVHQDSDPLQSVIRGLSTIIKSPKTFKHLMFK; the protein is encoded by the coding sequence ATGTTTAATATCAGCATCAGGCGGGAGAATAGTTTAGCTATAGACCTGGGAAATGACAATACCATTATCTCAGATAAGCATGATAACACCTCCTCTCAGCCCTCATATATTGCGATAGAAAAGAGTAATAAACAAGTAAAAGCAATAGGTCAAGAAGCTTACCTGATGCTGGGGCGGGCACAGGAGCGTACGAAAGTGTTAAAACCGCTCAAAGGTGGTGTAATTATCAATTATGATTCTGCCAACTGCATGCTAAAGGCGCTGGTAGAGCATGCCCACCATAAGAGCAGTTTTTTTTATGCTTATGATTACGTAATTGCCGGTATCCCTTTTGATACTACTGAGGTAGAAAGAAGAGCGCTTAGAGATGCGCTCGCCCAGTTTAAGTCCAGCCATACTTATCTGGTATTTGAACCTATTGCCGCTGCTTTAGGAATGGGGCTAAGCCTGGAAGAGCCCGACGGCAAAATGCTTATTGACATAGGTGGAGGCATTACTGAAATTGTGGTGCTTTCGCTATCTGGTGTGGTGTCTTACACTTCGCTCAAAATAGCTGGAGATACTTTTAATGAAGATATACAGGACCATTTCAGAAAAGTACATAATGTAACATTAGGCAATAAGGTAGCCGAAGAAATTAAGCTGAAAGTAGGCGCGGTCAGCGTAGATATATCGCCAGCACCCGAGACAATGCAGGTTATTGGTAAAGATTTGCTTACCGGCCTGCCCAAAAGCATTGAGATTGACCATATTGAAATTGCAGATATTCTGGATGCCTCGGTACAAAAAATAGAAAACGCAATTCTCCAGACTCTGGAGCAATGCCCTCCCGAGCTTGCCGGAGACATTTATGGTAATGGATTACACCTGACAGGAGGTAGCTCTTTACTTCGGGGGCTCACCCAAAGACTGGAAAAGAAGACCAAGCTTAGTGTACACCAGGATAGCGATCCTCTGCAAAGCGTGATCCGAGGGCTGAGCACTATCATTAAATCCCCGAAAACTTTTAAGCATCTTATGTTCAAATAA
- a CDS encoding asparagine synthetase B gives MRVILIMLLSICSAFSLSASSIFIPMDHSQANHLKAYGIVYWALTQEVPVDWLLNYRGGSFLCQYQQEVENELVIRGVSYEVISDAEADLVATTIASPSSNQDLMRLEQFPRIAVYTPKTENPWDDAVMLALNYAEIPYEMVFDDEVLMGELPKYDWLHLHHEDFTGQYSKFYVAFHMYSWYQEKQIEYEETAKKHGFSKVSEMKMAVANKISEFVAGGGFMFAMCLATDTYDITLAADGLDIVGEVYDGDEIDPNAQERLDFSRTFAFQDFKLVLTPWEIEFSDIDINVSERSVKQENDYFQLFEFSAKWDPIPTMLTQNHERSIKGFLGATTAFRRRLIRSEAVIMGENREDQEVKYLHGIYGKGFWTYYGGHDPEDYQHNIGEPPTDLSLFPNSPGYRLILNNVLFPAAKKKKQKT, from the coding sequence ATGAGAGTAATTCTGATTATGCTGCTCTCTATTTGCTCAGCTTTTAGCCTTTCTGCTTCTTCTATCTTTATTCCCATGGATCATAGCCAGGCTAATCACCTCAAAGCCTATGGTATAGTGTACTGGGCTCTTACTCAGGAAGTGCCGGTAGACTGGCTCCTAAATTACCGTGGAGGTAGCTTCTTATGCCAATATCAGCAGGAGGTAGAGAACGAACTAGTCATACGTGGTGTAAGCTATGAGGTGATCTCCGATGCTGAAGCTGATCTGGTGGCTACCACCATCGCCAGTCCCTCATCTAATCAGGACCTCATGCGACTGGAACAATTTCCACGTATCGCGGTCTATACCCCTAAAACAGAAAACCCCTGGGACGATGCGGTAATGCTTGCTTTAAATTATGCGGAGATCCCTTACGAAATGGTATTTGATGATGAAGTACTTATGGGTGAGCTTCCCAAATATGACTGGCTACACCTACACCATGAGGATTTTACCGGGCAGTACAGTAAGTTTTATGTGGCTTTTCATATGTACAGCTGGTATCAGGAGAAACAGATAGAATACGAAGAAACTGCCAAAAAACATGGGTTTTCCAAAGTTTCAGAGATGAAGATGGCTGTAGCCAACAAAATTAGTGAGTTTGTAGCAGGTGGTGGTTTTATGTTTGCGATGTGCTTGGCTACTGACACTTATGATATTACGCTGGCTGCAGATGGTCTGGATATCGTGGGGGAGGTGTATGATGGAGATGAGATAGACCCCAATGCGCAGGAGCGACTTGATTTTAGCAGAACCTTTGCCTTTCAGGACTTTAAACTTGTGCTTACCCCCTGGGAAATTGAGTTCTCAGATATTGATATAAATGTAAGTGAAAGAAGCGTAAAGCAGGAGAATGACTACTTTCAGCTGTTTGAATTCTCTGCCAAATGGGACCCCATTCCTACTATGCTTACGCAGAACCACGAGCGGAGCATCAAAGGGTTTTTAGGAGCCACTACTGCCTTTCGTCGTAGGCTGATACGCTCCGAGGCAGTGATTATGGGAGAAAACCGCGAAGACCAGGAAGTAAAGTATTTACATGGTATTTATGGTAAAGGCTTCTGGACTTACTATGGCGGTCATGACCCGGAAGACTATCAGCACAACATTGGTGAGCCTCCTACAGATTTAAGTCTTTTTCCTAACTCTCCGGGCTATCGCCTTATACTTAATAATGTGCTATTTCCTGCTGCCAAAAAGAAAAAGCAAAAAACCTGA